One genomic segment of Deltaproteobacteria bacterium includes these proteins:
- a CDS encoding ferritin family protein — protein sequence MILGFNADEVFRIAIEIEKNGITFYEKAEDAFQNDRLRQVFSHLKGEEEKHLKSLQQMQAELPNAAKRKTDYDPSDDVQRKAEEEINQYIQDTADMNVFRKPENVNKYISNLNRVEDALRLAIQFEKDSITFYLILRDLTEEDKGKDFVDEILAQEKEHLKSLSRELRDEVGHENLNVFQMPVCAGQTAMDAEQARAMNPDEPCDDSRAGV from the coding sequence ATGATATTGGGGTTTAATGCAGATGAAGTGTTTCGCATTGCCATAGAGATTGAAAAGAATGGGATCACCTTTTATGAGAAAGCAGAAGACGCATTTCAAAATGATCGTTTGAGACAGGTGTTTTCTCATCTTAAAGGCGAAGAGGAAAAGCATCTGAAATCCCTGCAGCAAATGCAGGCGGAACTGCCAAATGCCGCAAAAAGAAAGACCGATTACGATCCGTCCGATGATGTGCAAAGAAAGGCTGAGGAGGAAATCAATCAATACATTCAAGATACGGCGGATATGAATGTCTTTCGAAAACCGGAAAATGTGAATAAATATATAAGTAACCTCAACCGGGTAGAAGATGCATTGCGGCTGGCCATTCAGTTTGAAAAAGATTCCATCACCTTTTATCTTATTCTCCGCGATCTTACCGAGGAAGATAAGGGAAAGGACTTTGTGGATGAAATCCTCGCCCAGGAGAAGGAACACCTCAAGAGCCTCTCCAGAGAACTCAGAGATGAGGTCGGACACGAAAATTTGAATGTTTTTCAGATGCCTGTGTGCGCAGGCCAGACCGCCATGGATGCGGAACAGGCCAGAGCAATGAATCCGGATGAACCCTGCGATGACAGCAGGGCCGGTGTCTAG
- a CDS encoding C40 family peptidase, with amino-acid sequence MRLSSPILTFFLFLNLFCGFFLYGALASEKRPHKPHGKSLSVKKPTSPPTTLMEESFLELVKGYIGTPYRWGGASKKGMDCSGFVRHVYSKTFFLDLPHSSYQQYSLPIMKKIPKEDLRTGDLVFFSQKGRRVNHVGIYLEDGKFIHAARQKGVSISSLDNRYWRLKMVCAKRPAGVWKDEGADHAHSLSEVEIAMNDLGELSYGYAGNGKGYLSLSDGLRPSSLWQTFSPGGLTEGLTHTLGFQISRSFGDASWSMRLLQESRLRYSSEETDDFLTARPTYSLSERHRTLDTHLQGLKMAGDIHPFEWLQVTPSFSYVGYENGLEDSPSWGPGLGLEVRIRPLPARWSFSADVQYWEESDRLGGGFDAIDSWKSRNVSLMFGYDLSHNLKLSIVGQHGIGSFFSGKESDSNHGQRHNGLFLGLDWAF; translated from the coding sequence ATGAGACTGAGTTCGCCTATCCTCACATTCTTCCTTTTTCTCAATCTTTTTTGCGGATTTTTCCTGTATGGCGCTCTTGCCTCAGAAAAGAGGCCTCACAAGCCCCATGGCAAGAGCCTTTCTGTCAAGAAGCCGACCTCGCCACCCACTACACTTATGGAGGAATCCTTTCTGGAACTGGTGAAGGGATATATCGGCACGCCTTACCGGTGGGGGGGGGCCAGCAAGAAAGGGATGGATTGTTCCGGATTCGTCAGGCATGTCTATTCAAAAACCTTTTTCTTAGATCTTCCCCATTCCAGCTACCAGCAATATTCCCTCCCCATCATGAAAAAAATCCCTAAGGAAGACCTTAGAACGGGCGACCTGGTCTTTTTTTCTCAGAAAGGCCGACGGGTCAATCACGTCGGCATCTATCTTGAAGATGGCAAGTTCATTCATGCGGCTAGGCAAAAAGGGGTCTCCATATCCAGCCTCGACAACCGTTACTGGAGGCTGAAAATGGTCTGTGCCAAGAGACCTGCCGGGGTGTGGAAGGACGAAGGCGCCGACCATGCACATTCGTTGAGCGAGGTCGAAATCGCCATGAATGACTTGGGCGAGCTGTCGTATGGGTACGCCGGAAATGGAAAAGGGTATTTATCCCTGAGCGACGGGTTGAGACCGTCCTCTTTGTGGCAGACCTTTTCTCCCGGAGGTCTTACGGAGGGTCTGACCCACACGTTGGGCTTCCAGATCAGCCGCTCCTTCGGTGACGCTTCCTGGAGCATGCGCCTGCTCCAGGAAAGTCGCTTGCGCTATTCCTCAGAGGAGACTGATGATTTCCTGACCGCCCGGCCAACGTATTCGTTGTCAGAGCGTCACCGCACCCTGGACACACACCTTCAGGGGCTGAAGATGGCCGGAGATATCCATCCGTTCGAATGGTTGCAGGTTACGCCTTCCTTTTCCTACGTGGGGTATGAGAATGGCCTGGAAGACTCCCCCTCTTGGGGGCCGGGTCTGGGCCTTGAAGTCCGGATCAGGCCGTTGCCCGCGAGATGGTCATTTTCCGCAGATGTTCAATACTGGGAAGAAAGCGATCGTCTTGGCGGCGGTTTCGACGCTATCGACAGTTGGAAAAGCAGAAACGTCTCCCTCATGTTCGGGTACGATCTTTCCCATAATTTGAAGCTCAGCATCGTCGGACAGCATGGGATAGGCAGTTTTTTCAGTGGCAAGGAGAGCGACTCAAATCACGGGCAGAGGCATAACGGGCTGTTCCTCGGTCTTGACTGGGCCTTCTAG
- the nhaR gene encoding transcriptional activator NhaR: MEWLNYHHLFYFWTVMHEGSMTAACKRLRLSPSTVSTQVGNLEETLGGKLFRRVGRDLEPTELGHLIFRYANEIFSLGREMMDTVRGRATMSPLPLRAGVVNVLPKLIACKLLEPALSLPERVHMICHQDKEERLLSELAMHNLDLILSDSPVRKHVNIKVYNHLLGECGITFLASKKLCTQFQPAFPESLDNAPMLLPLDMTTVRQGLERWFESLHLRPMIAAEFEDSALMEKFGQKGYGIFAVPSVIEKEVQRQYDVNVVGRTHAVRERFYAVSYERIIKHPAVTAITNTARRDLFAGLNRAKNPDKPIPHPQAR; encoded by the coding sequence ATGGAATGGCTGAACTATCATCATTTGTTCTATTTTTGGACGGTAATGCACGAAGGAAGCATGACCGCAGCCTGTAAAAGGCTTCGGCTGTCCCCCTCTACTGTCAGCACTCAGGTGGGCAACCTCGAAGAAACCCTGGGCGGCAAACTTTTTCGCCGGGTGGGACGAGACCTGGAGCCGACGGAACTGGGACATCTGATATTCCGCTATGCGAACGAGATTTTTTCCCTTGGCCGGGAAATGATGGACACGGTGCGGGGGCGTGCGACGATGAGTCCCCTGCCGTTAAGAGCGGGAGTCGTTAATGTCTTGCCGAAGCTGATCGCGTGCAAATTACTGGAGCCGGCCTTGAGCCTTCCAGAAAGGGTTCATATGATTTGCCATCAAGACAAAGAGGAACGCCTCCTTTCCGAACTGGCGATGCATAATCTTGACTTAATCCTAAGTGATTCTCCGGTGCGAAAACATGTGAACATCAAAGTATACAACCACTTATTGGGAGAATGTGGTATTACATTCCTTGCAAGCAAAAAGCTGTGCACACAATTTCAGCCGGCATTCCCGGAATCCCTTGACAACGCCCCGATGCTTCTTCCTCTGGATATGACCACGGTCCGGCAAGGTCTGGAAAGGTGGTTTGAGTCTCTTCACCTGAGACCGATGATCGCGGCTGAGTTTGAAGACAGCGCCCTAATGGAAAAATTCGGTCAGAAAGGTTATGGGATTTTTGCAGTCCCCTCTGTTATCGAAAAAGAGGTTCAACGCCAATATGATGTCAATGTTGTGGGGCGGACCCATGCAGTACGTGAGCGCTTCTATGCCGTTTCTTATGAACGGATTATCAAACACCCTGCAGTGACGGCCATCACAAATACGGCGAGACGAGATTTGTTTGCTGGCCTAAATAGAGCAAAAAATCCGGATAAGCCTATCCCCCATCCTCAAGCGAGATAA
- a CDS encoding alpha/beta hydrolase, producing MIANKLRDMGVGFIAGSEHFAADRPTLVMIHGAGGASRIWLNQTRVSKAPSARLSRAVNLLALDLPGHGESRGEAQSDTDGYAAWLGHVLGTVFHEPPVLMGHSMGGAIVQKTALSDPDLMKAIILAGTGPRLQVAPMFLEGLKKNFDTIISTLMGYAYAEGVDTRIVQEGVRLMKAAGDEVVYKDFYACNQFDVRDQIENIHLPCLILCGSEDKMAPPSLSRRLHEAIRGSRMEVIPDAGHMVMIEKHQTFNKHVLDFILNF from the coding sequence GTGATCGCCAATAAGCTCAGGGACATGGGGGTCGGGTTCATTGCCGGATCAGAGCATTTTGCCGCGGATCGACCGACTCTCGTCATGATTCACGGGGCAGGGGGGGCCTCCCGGATCTGGCTGAATCAGACCCGAGTATCCAAGGCCCCGTCAGCCCGACTCAGCAGGGCTGTCAATCTCCTGGCCCTGGACCTGCCGGGTCACGGCGAAAGCCGGGGCGAAGCGCAATCGGATACGGACGGCTACGCAGCATGGCTGGGCCACGTGCTTGGGACCGTTTTCCACGAGCCGCCTGTCCTGATGGGCCATTCCATGGGCGGAGCCATCGTCCAGAAGACGGCCCTGTCAGACCCGGACCTCATGAAGGCGATCATCCTGGCGGGGACAGGCCCCCGGCTCCAGGTGGCCCCCATGTTCCTGGAAGGCCTGAAAAAGAATTTTGACACCATCATCAGTACACTCATGGGGTACGCTTATGCAGAGGGTGTGGACACGCGGATTGTCCAAGAAGGGGTACGTCTGATGAAGGCGGCGGGCGATGAGGTGGTATACAAGGACTTTTATGCCTGCAACCAATTTGATGTGCGAGATCAGATAGAAAATATCCATCTCCCCTGCCTGATCCTCTGCGGCAGTGAAGATAAAATGGCGCCGCCCTCCCTTTCACGGAGACTCCATGAAGCCATTCGCGGGAGCAGGATGGAGGTCATCCCTGATGCAGGGCACATGGTCATGATTGAAAAGCATCAGACCTTTAATAAACATGTGCTCGATTTTATCTTAAATTTCTAA
- a CDS encoding ketoacyl-ACP synthase III, whose protein sequence is MESVRILGVGSYVPPRVLSNFDLEKMGLDTTDEWIVQRTGVRERRIADPDVNTSDLGREAALKAFDMAGITAKDIDLIIVATITPDTCCPSAANWLQAKLDAPQAVTFDVTAACSGFIFALNVAEQYLKTGAAKRILVVASEVMSRTLDWTDRTSCILWGDGAGAAVLSLGNEGPEILSTHLHTDGVNGQDLLMPGGGSRTTPISHESVDKKLHVLQLIEANASFRVAVRHFVDSIKEAAEFNRVAVEDIRWFIPHQANLRMFQSMARILDISMDRFYVTLDRYGNISSASCAIALDEAVREGNVKKNDLVCLPVFGGGLTWGSALIRW, encoded by the coding sequence ATGGAATCGGTCAGAATTTTGGGAGTGGGGTCGTATGTGCCGCCGAGAGTCCTGTCCAATTTCGATCTGGAGAAAATGGGACTGGATACCACCGACGAATGGATCGTTCAACGGACCGGCGTGAGGGAGCGGCGGATCGCCGACCCGGACGTCAACACTTCGGATCTGGGTCGTGAGGCCGCGCTCAAGGCCTTTGACATGGCCGGGATCACGGCCAAAGATATTGACCTGATTATCGTGGCGACCATCACGCCGGACACCTGCTGTCCGTCCGCGGCCAACTGGCTCCAGGCCAAACTGGATGCGCCCCAGGCCGTGACATTCGACGTCACTGCGGCCTGTTCCGGATTTATTTTCGCATTGAATGTTGCAGAGCAGTATCTCAAGACCGGGGCGGCCAAACGCATCCTGGTGGTGGCGTCGGAGGTCATGAGCCGGACCCTCGACTGGACCGACCGGACCTCCTGCATCCTCTGGGGGGACGGCGCAGGGGCGGCCGTGCTTTCCCTGGGGAATGAGGGTCCTGAAATCCTGTCCACCCACCTCCATACGGACGGGGTTAACGGGCAGGATCTCCTGATGCCCGGAGGCGGATCCCGGACCACCCCGATTTCCCATGAGAGCGTTGATAAAAAGCTGCATGTTCTGCAGTTGATCGAAGCCAACGCCAGTTTCCGGGTCGCCGTGAGGCATTTTGTGGATTCCATCAAGGAGGCCGCCGAATTCAACCGTGTAGCGGTTGAAGACATCCGGTGGTTTATTCCTCACCAGGCAAATCTCCGTATGTTCCAGTCCATGGCCAGGATTCTGGATATTTCTATGGACAGGTTCTACGTGACCCTGGACAGATATGGCAATATCTCTTCTGCATCGTGCGCCATTGCCCTGGATGAGGCGGTCAGGGAAGGCAATGTAAAGAAGAATGACCTGGTCTGTCTCCCGGTCTTCGGCGGCGGATTGACCTGGGGCAGCGCTTTGATACGATGGTAG
- the ppsA gene encoding phosphoenolpyruvate synthase: MAADNKKEFILWFGEVGIGDVPLVGGKNASLGEMYQKLGSKGIRVPNGFAITAYAYRYFLKYAGIEDEIKKILKDLNTHDIYNLMARGREVREIITHSELPPDLTQAIYSAYDKLGQEYAENGEKAQRITNVDVAIRSSATAEDLPDASFAGQQDTYLNIRGRRSVLDACRKCFASLFTNRAISYRHDKGFGQFDVSLSIAVQKMVRSDSAYSGVMFSIDTETGFKDAVFITGAYGLGENVVQGTVNPDEFYVFKPTLKMGKRAIIGRKAGDRDIKMVYSVEDDATVRNVPTTLDERHRYVLTDDEILKLAEWACIIEDHYSDEAGHFKPMDIEWAKDGDGVNVGTGELFIVQARPETIHSQQDVNTYESYKLLEKGEILATGTAVGSKVGQGVANVIQSTLDMNKFEPNQILVTSMTDPDWEPVMKIAAAIVTNKGGRTCHAAIISRELGIPCVIGTGNGDEMIASGQEVTVSCCEGETGQVYKGLLKYDVQTVDLKDIPRTRTKIMMNVGMPEKAFSQGKIPNDGVGLAREEFIISSHIGIHPLALLDYDKLREKAKSDQKIAGVIYKIDEITAVYTDKRQFFIDKLSEGIGRIAAGFYPNDVIVRLSDFKTNEYENLLGGYLYEPAENNPMIGWRGASRYYDEKFMPAFELECIALHKARSEMGLTNIKAMIPFCRTPEEGKKVIEVMNKFGLVQGEDDLEVYVMCEIPSNVICADQFADIFDGFSIGSNDLTQLALGLDRDSSLVAHIYDERNLAVKRLIAQVIEVAKKKGRKIGICGQAPSDFPEFAEFLVECGIDSMSLIPDTVVKTRLAVAKKEKELGILVEKK; encoded by the coding sequence ATGGCGGCAGACAATAAGAAGGAGTTTATCCTCTGGTTTGGTGAAGTCGGCATTGGGGACGTTCCGTTGGTCGGCGGTAAAAACGCTTCCCTGGGTGAGATGTATCAGAAACTTGGAAGCAAAGGAATCCGGGTCCCCAACGGCTTTGCGATTACCGCCTATGCCTACCGCTACTTCCTCAAGTACGCTGGGATTGAAGACGAGATCAAAAAGATTTTGAAGGATCTGAACACCCATGACATTTACAACCTGATGGCCAGGGGGAGGGAGGTCCGGGAGATCATCACCCATTCTGAACTTCCTCCGGATCTAACCCAGGCCATCTATTCGGCATATGACAAATTAGGCCAGGAGTATGCTGAGAACGGGGAAAAGGCCCAAAGGATCACCAATGTGGACGTGGCCATCCGCTCATCGGCAACGGCCGAGGATCTGCCGGATGCCTCCTTTGCAGGGCAGCAGGACACCTACCTGAATATTCGCGGGAGACGAAGCGTCCTGGATGCCTGCAGGAAATGTTTTGCCAGTCTCTTTACCAACCGTGCCATCTCTTACCGTCACGACAAGGGCTTCGGCCAGTTTGACGTCTCCCTTTCCATTGCGGTCCAGAAGATGGTGCGCAGCGATTCAGCCTATTCGGGGGTCATGTTTTCCATCGATACGGAGACAGGGTTCAAAGACGCGGTATTTATTACGGGTGCTTACGGCCTGGGTGAGAATGTAGTTCAGGGCACGGTCAATCCGGACGAGTTTTATGTTTTCAAGCCGACGCTTAAGATGGGGAAACGGGCTATTATCGGTCGCAAGGCAGGGGACCGCGATATCAAGATGGTCTATTCCGTGGAAGACGATGCCACGGTAAGAAATGTCCCCACGACCCTGGATGAACGGCATCGGTATGTGTTGACCGATGATGAGATCCTGAAACTGGCCGAGTGGGCCTGTATTATCGAAGACCACTACAGCGACGAGGCCGGGCATTTCAAGCCGATGGACATTGAATGGGCCAAGGACGGCGACGGGGTCAATGTGGGTACCGGCGAACTCTTCATCGTGCAAGCAAGGCCCGAGACCATTCATTCGCAGCAGGATGTCAATACCTATGAAAGCTATAAGCTTTTGGAAAAGGGTGAAATCCTGGCCACGGGAACCGCTGTGGGGAGCAAGGTGGGCCAGGGAGTCGCCAATGTCATCCAGTCGACGCTGGATATGAACAAGTTCGAACCGAATCAGATCCTGGTGACCAGCATGACCGATCCTGACTGGGAGCCGGTCATGAAGATCGCGGCGGCCATTGTCACCAACAAGGGGGGCCGGACCTGTCATGCGGCCATCATCTCCCGGGAGCTGGGCATCCCGTGCGTGATCGGCACAGGGAACGGCGATGAGATGATCGCATCGGGACAGGAGGTCACGGTCTCGTGCTGCGAAGGAGAGACCGGGCAGGTGTACAAAGGTCTACTGAAATATGATGTGCAGACCGTGGATCTCAAGGACATCCCCCGAACACGGACCAAGATCATGATGAACGTGGGCATGCCCGAAAAGGCCTTTTCCCAGGGAAAGATCCCCAATGACGGGGTGGGCCTGGCCAGGGAGGAGTTTATCATCAGCTCGCACATCGGGATCCATCCCCTGGCCCTGCTGGATTACGATAAGTTGAGGGAAAAGGCCAAGTCCGACCAGAAAATCGCCGGGGTCATTTACAAGATTGATGAAATCACAGCGGTATACACCGATAAGAGGCAGTTTTTTATTGATAAGCTTTCAGAAGGTATTGGCCGAATCGCCGCGGGATTCTACCCCAATGACGTCATTGTGCGGCTCTCTGATTTCAAGACCAATGAATATGAAAACCTCCTGGGCGGGTACCTGTATGAACCCGCGGAAAACAATCCGATGATCGGTTGGCGGGGGGCATCCCGTTATTATGATGAGAAGTTCATGCCGGCCTTTGAACTGGAGTGTATTGCCCTGCACAAGGCCCGGAGCGAGATGGGGCTTACCAATATCAAGGCCATGATCCCCTTCTGCAGGACCCCGGAAGAGGGGAAAAAGGTCATCGAGGTCATGAATAAATTCGGGCTGGTCCAGGGGGAGGACGATCTTGAGGTCTATGTGATGTGCGAGATCCCCAGCAATGTGATCTGTGCGGATCAGTTTGCAGACATCTTCGACGGTTTTTCCATCGGATCCAATGACCTGACCCAGTTGGCCCTCGGTCTGGACCGGGATTCCTCTCTGGTTGCCCATATCTATGACGAGAGAAACCTTGCGGTGAAACGGTTGATCGCGCAGGTCATTGAGGTGGCCAAAAAGAAGGGACGCAAGATCGGGATCTGCGGCCAGGCCCCGAGCGATTTTCCTGAATTTGCAGAGTTTTTGGTGGAGTGCGGCATCGATTCCATGAGTCTCATACCGGATACCGTGGTTAAGACCCGTCTGGCAGTTGCCAAAAAGGAAAAAGAACTCGGCATCCTGGTGGAGAAAAAATAG
- a CDS encoding cysteine desulfurase, translating into MPDNHSKTPIYLDHNATTPIDPEALRAMMPFLTEEFGNPSSGYVLGQRAHEAMDHAREAVADLLGCQADEIVFTSGGSESNNYVLKGVVDLTHPQECHIITSAIEHPAILNPALFLMELGVRLTILPVDRFGQLDPDDVKKAISPDTVLITIMLANNETGVLQPIREISAIATEHGVLLHTDAAQAVGKIPVDVQDLNLDFLSVAGHKVYGPKGVGALYIRKGRSLTPLIHGAGQEDGRRAGTENVALAAGLGAACRVAVERLRKDAERIGRMRDLLQERLFAEIDGLVLNGHPQDRLPNTLNVSVPGLEGGRILEAIPTIMASTGAACHDRTVKLSHVLSAMSVPSEVGMGALRLTLGRGNTMKQIDTAAGQIIQQVKRMRIEHSVSSNQKP; encoded by the coding sequence ATGCCGGATAACCACTCGAAAACACCGATCTACCTGGATCATAATGCCACAACCCCCATCGATCCGGAGGCCCTGAGGGCGATGATGCCTTTTCTGACGGAGGAATTCGGAAATCCCTCCAGCGGGTATGTACTGGGCCAGCGGGCCCATGAGGCCATGGACCATGCCCGGGAGGCCGTGGCCGATCTGCTGGGGTGTCAGGCCGATGAGATCGTCTTCACATCGGGCGGGAGCGAGTCCAACAATTATGTCCTCAAAGGGGTCGTTGACCTGACACACCCGCAGGAGTGTCATATCATCACCTCGGCCATCGAGCACCCCGCCATCCTGAATCCCGCCCTCTTCCTGATGGAACTGGGCGTCCGGCTGACCATTCTCCCTGTGGACCGTTTCGGACAACTGGATCCCGATGACGTGAAAAAGGCCATCTCCCCCGATACGGTCCTGATCACGATTATGCTCGCCAATAACGAAACCGGTGTGCTCCAACCCATACGAGAGATATCGGCCATCGCAACGGAACACGGAGTTCTCCTGCACACGGATGCGGCCCAGGCCGTTGGAAAGATCCCTGTGGATGTCCAAGACCTCAACCTGGATTTCCTGAGCGTGGCCGGTCACAAGGTCTACGGTCCCAAAGGGGTGGGCGCCCTCTATATACGGAAAGGTCGATCCCTGACCCCGCTCATTCATGGGGCCGGGCAGGAAGACGGCAGACGCGCAGGCACCGAGAATGTAGCCCTGGCCGCAGGACTCGGGGCCGCATGCAGGGTTGCCGTGGAGAGGCTCCGGAAAGATGCGGAGCGGATCGGCCGCATGAGAGACCTCCTGCAGGAACGTCTGTTTGCAGAGATCGACGGGCTGGTCCTCAACGGTCACCCTCAAGACCGGCTTCCCAATACCCTAAATGTATCGGTCCCCGGCCTGGAGGGCGGAAGGATCCTGGAGGCCATCCCTACTATCATGGCCTCTACAGGGGCTGCATGCCATGACCGGACCGTAAAGCTCTCTCATGTGCTGTCCGCCATGTCCGTTCCGTCGGAAGTGGGGATGGGCGCCCTCAGACTTACCCTGGGGAGAGGCAATACCATGAAACAGATTGACACCGCGGCCGGGCAGATCATCCAGCAGGTGAAAAGGATGCGTATCGAGCATTCAGTATCGAGTAACCAGAAACCAT